In Chitinibacter sp. SCUT-21, a single genomic region encodes these proteins:
- a CDS encoding AraC family transcriptional regulator encodes MPQIYYERFDCDENGWNRQVGAHVFHQASHPAIRDKGIFMCGISEAAGQCEIERIDFGFHVLIFCLSGQGELFEGEQTWPFHAGQMAFQPARGQRGYRRIGSEPLHIAWLLLCDDARWAHLLQQHCYIKDHASGWHIHDAISLYQREALLHNAGQSHTLVMPALEMLSLQLERAVGSPNSHSGWSQQIHALFQRVASDLRREWRVDELAQQLQITPAHFHRLCMNHLGQAPGQYVFALRMQQAHRLLSQGMSVGAVASAVGYQEMASFSRRFRQHFAIAPSQIKQATCI; translated from the coding sequence ATGCCCCAAATTTACTACGAACGTTTTGATTGCGATGAAAACGGCTGGAATCGGCAAGTGGGTGCACACGTGTTTCATCAGGCCTCGCACCCTGCGATCCGTGATAAGGGGATATTTATGTGCGGCATTTCTGAAGCCGCAGGCCAATGCGAGATTGAGCGCATCGACTTTGGTTTTCATGTACTTATTTTCTGCCTGAGCGGGCAGGGCGAATTATTTGAAGGCGAGCAAACGTGGCCGTTTCACGCCGGACAAATGGCATTTCAACCCGCGCGCGGCCAGCGCGGCTATCGCCGCATCGGCAGTGAGCCGCTGCATATTGCGTGGTTATTGCTGTGTGACGACGCACGCTGGGCGCATTTGCTACAGCAGCATTGCTACATAAAAGATCACGCTTCGGGCTGGCATATTCATGATGCAATCTCGCTGTATCAACGTGAAGCCCTGTTGCACAATGCCGGTCAGAGCCATACCCTGGTCATGCCTGCCTTAGAAATGCTCAGCCTGCAATTGGAGCGCGCAGTTGGCAGCCCCAATTCACACAGCGGTTGGTCACAGCAGATCCACGCTTTATTTCAGCGCGTTGCCAGCGATTTACGCCGCGAATGGCGAGTGGATGAATTGGCACAGCAACTGCAGATTACGCCAGCGCATTTTCACCGCCTATGTATGAATCACCTCGGGCAAGCGCCGGGCCAGTATGTATTTGCTTTGCGTATGCAACAGGCGCACCGGCTACTAAGCCAAGGCATGAGCGTGGGCGCGGTGGCGAGCGCAGTCGGCTATCAGGAAATGGCCAGTTTTTCCCGCCGCTTTCGCCAGCATTTTGCAATTGCACCTAGCCAAATCAAACAAGCCACATGTATATGA
- a CDS encoding acetate kinase — translation MSDLVLVINAGSSSIKFSLFETAGAADPKVLFKGQMEGLYVEPKFTAKDADDNKLVSETLPADKPKNHDYALRHMLAWLQERLGGREIKVIGHRVVHGGTQYSKPELVTPELLAGLEALIPLAPLHEPHNIAPIKILQDLLPNAPQVTCFDTAFHTTQPELNQLFALPYEFAQKEGIRRYGFHGLSYEYIASVLPQIDTRAAEGRTVVAHLGNGSSMAALLGGVCQATTMGFTALEGLPMGTRCGSIDGGVLLHLMNHLKMDAKQIETLLYKESGLLGLSGISSDMRDLEASNDPRAKLAIDYFARRVVRETASLAAAIGGLDCLVFTAGIGENDALTRANVCHQLRWLGVELDEAANAVRSGEPRRITLADSKVAVYVIPTNEELMIARQALATL, via the coding sequence ATGAGCGATCTGGTCTTAGTCATTAATGCTGGTTCTTCAAGCATCAAGTTTTCTTTATTCGAAACCGCTGGCGCAGCCGATCCTAAAGTCTTGTTCAAGGGCCAAATGGAAGGGCTTTATGTAGAACCTAAATTCACGGCAAAAGACGCGGACGATAATAAGCTGGTCAGCGAAACCCTACCAGCCGACAAACCTAAAAACCACGACTATGCTTTGCGCCATATGTTGGCTTGGTTGCAAGAACGTCTGGGTGGCCGCGAGATCAAAGTAATTGGTCACCGCGTGGTGCACGGCGGCACGCAATACTCTAAACCTGAATTGGTAACGCCAGAATTGCTGGCGGGCTTAGAAGCGCTGATCCCATTGGCGCCATTGCACGAGCCGCACAATATTGCCCCGATCAAGATCTTGCAGGATTTGCTGCCTAATGCACCGCAAGTAACGTGCTTTGATACGGCTTTCCACACCACGCAGCCTGAGTTGAACCAACTGTTCGCGCTGCCGTACGAATTTGCGCAAAAAGAAGGCATCCGTCGTTACGGCTTCCACGGTCTGTCGTACGAATATATCGCCAGCGTTTTGCCACAAATCGACACGCGCGCCGCTGAAGGCCGCACTGTGGTGGCGCACTTGGGTAATGGCTCATCAATGGCAGCCTTGCTCGGTGGCGTTTGCCAAGCCACCACTATGGGCTTTACCGCGCTCGAAGGTCTACCGATGGGCACACGTTGCGGCAGCATCGACGGCGGCGTATTGCTGCACTTGATGAACCATCTAAAAATGGACGCGAAACAAATCGAGACGCTACTGTATAAAGAATCTGGTTTGCTGGGCTTGTCGGGCATTTCTAGCGATATGCGCGATCTGGAAGCGTCCAACGATCCGCGCGCAAAATTGGCGATCGATTATTTCGCCCGCCGCGTAGTGCGCGAAACTGCGTCTTTGGCAGCAGCAATTGGCGGCCTTGATTGCCTCGTGTTTACCGCGGGTATCGGTGAAAACGACGCGCTGACTCGCGCTAATGTGTGTCACCAATTGCGTTGGTTAGGCGTTGAGCTTGATGAAGCCGCGAATGCGGTACGCTCTGGCGAACCACGCCGCATCACACTGGCCGACAGTAAAGTGGCCGTGTATGTGATCCCAACCAATGAAGAGTTGATGATTGCTCGCCAAGCGCTGGCGACTTTATAA
- a CDS encoding ABC transporter substrate-binding protein, with the protein MRCRLQLLLGLYFILLSIASAAAATVAFINPGKHNELYWSTASSAMQDAAKQLGFSLEISYAQRDPLRAIEIARLIAARPAQNQPDYIIFSNDHGTGPEILKILAKTRSKTFLAFSTMATPQEREQTQGPRQKYPNWIGSLVPDAEQAGYLSAKQLLTAARQAQLYGPDRRLQVIAIAGDRSTPSSVLRNQGLQRAIAESPDAVLKQMVYAKWQQEKAAEQSRWLFARYPEARLVWSGSDMMAFGAMQSWEQAGGQVGKTAVFSAINTSPAAMAAIQNGRLSALAGGHHMNGAFALVMIYDYSHGLDFARESIELEAPMFGLISPQMAAKYQKKYGFHDFSQINFKAYSKYENPKNQKYVFTLASWLR; encoded by the coding sequence ATGCGCTGTCGTTTGCAACTGTTGTTAGGGCTCTATTTCATCCTGCTTAGTATCGCGTCGGCAGCTGCTGCGACCGTGGCGTTTATTAATCCAGGAAAGCACAACGAGCTTTACTGGTCGACTGCCAGCTCGGCCATGCAAGATGCAGCCAAGCAATTGGGCTTTTCACTCGAAATCAGCTATGCCCAGCGCGATCCGCTGCGTGCGATCGAAATTGCGCGCTTAATTGCCGCCCGCCCAGCGCAAAACCAGCCTGACTATATTATTTTTAGTAATGACCATGGTACGGGCCCCGAGATTTTGAAAATACTGGCTAAAACGCGCAGTAAAACATTTTTAGCATTTAGCACAATGGCAACGCCGCAAGAGCGGGAGCAAACTCAAGGGCCTCGACAAAAATATCCCAATTGGATTGGCTCTTTGGTGCCCGATGCCGAGCAAGCTGGGTATCTGTCTGCGAAACAGCTGCTAACTGCAGCGCGGCAAGCGCAGCTGTATGGCCCGGATCGGCGTTTGCAGGTGATTGCCATCGCGGGTGATCGCTCCACGCCTAGCTCGGTGCTACGAAATCAAGGCTTGCAGCGCGCGATAGCGGAAAGCCCAGACGCAGTGCTCAAGCAAATGGTGTACGCCAAGTGGCAGCAAGAAAAAGCCGCGGAGCAAAGCCGCTGGTTATTTGCGCGCTACCCAGAGGCCAGGCTGGTGTGGAGTGGCAGCGACATGATGGCGTTTGGTGCCATGCAAAGTTGGGAGCAAGCTGGCGGCCAAGTGGGAAAAACGGCCGTATTTAGCGCGATTAATACATCTCCGGCTGCGATGGCGGCAATACAAAATGGACGTTTAAGCGCCCTGGCTGGCGGGCATCATATGAACGGCGCATTTGCATTGGTGATGATTTACGATTATTCACATGGGCTGGATTTTGCACGTGAGTCCATAGAGTTAGAGGCGCCGATGTTTGGCCTTATTTCGCCGCAGATGGCTGCAAAATATCAGAAGAAGTATGGTTTTCACGACTTTAGCCAGATTAATTTCAAGGCGTATAGCAAATATGAAAACCCGAAAAATCAAAAATACGTTTTCACTCTGGCGTCTTGGTTGCGTTAA
- a CDS encoding phosphotransferase, whose protein sequence is MSSSLFIAEQAALACYQVHFGQQAHIVKSIAGFYGCAVILQGPAGDVVVKATAQAGRTHREVAGLARLRPHTTVAFPQVLLQKNIELDHQSLEILLLDRLPGVAPWDVAKPWANPAQTAQQVVDVLLGWHAVSDPRGFELPNGEFAADLITAFEAWTEPLHCYVQSKTSPFTPWQKYAYAQLWQARHRLLAPLAGMPSSLVHDDPHAGNFLFDEHSGALTAVLDPCDVAFRHREQDIFHLADVSPELNLLETYLQHYTPPAGFPARRWFFSLWDDAKHSRNLAWYDQQWFDEKFNQLVQLDEQYGSWLSALDTELKHA, encoded by the coding sequence ATGTCCAGCTCACTCTTTATCGCCGAACAAGCCGCCCTTGCCTGCTATCAGGTGCATTTTGGGCAGCAAGCCCACATCGTCAAATCGATCGCCGGTTTCTACGGTTGCGCGGTGATTTTGCAAGGCCCCGCGGGTGATGTAGTCGTTAAAGCCACCGCTCAAGCTGGACGCACTCATCGTGAAGTAGCAGGTTTGGCACGTTTACGCCCGCATACCACGGTGGCTTTTCCGCAGGTGCTTTTGCAAAAAAACATCGAGCTGGATCATCAGTCTTTAGAGATTTTGCTGCTAGATCGCCTGCCCGGTGTGGCTCCGTGGGATGTCGCCAAGCCATGGGCCAATCCGGCACAAACAGCGCAGCAAGTGGTTGACGTATTGCTCGGCTGGCACGCCGTGAGCGATCCGCGCGGGTTTGAATTGCCCAATGGCGAGTTCGCCGCAGATCTCATCACGGCCTTTGAAGCGTGGACCGAGCCTTTGCATTGCTATGTACAAAGCAAAACCTCACCATTTACGCCATGGCAGAAATACGCCTACGCACAATTATGGCAAGCGCGCCATCGTCTGCTCGCGCCACTAGCTGGCATGCCGTCGAGCTTGGTGCACGACGATCCGCACGCGGGTAATTTCCTGTTTGACGAGCATAGCGGCGCGCTCACTGCTGTGCTCGATCCGTGTGACGTCGCTTTTCGCCATCGTGAGCAGGATATTTTCCATCTGGCCGACGTCTCGCCCGAACTGAATCTGCTCGAAACCTATTTACAGCACTACACGCCCCCCGCCGGTTTTCCCGCACGGCGCTGGTTTTTTTCCTTGTGGGATGATGCCAAACACAGTCGCAATTTGGCGTGGTACGACCAGCAATGGTTTGACGAAAAGTTTAACCAACTTGTTCAGCTCGACGAGCAATACGGAAGCTGGCTAAGTGCATTAGATACGGAGTTAAAGCATGCCTGA
- a CDS encoding diguanylate cyclase → MMRFPKFQSITRLLIRKIVWLAMLGALLVAAINAYTVFLQSEDHLFDTMTTIGAVYVPQLATSVWDIEPANVAATINGMVENNDNIGYVQLDLLSGYQFVAGQLSDVGRLPAKTFTLYEPGTTEHVIGSLKVYPNAKAFYQHLAFNLATSLLGYVLLTFLICQLVRWVLRQHLQKPLKEIAQFAQTLDAERLLTPLRLSNRENITPNEIDLVVAGFDTLQTELSRHINHLDQMVAERTTQLEAALASIQQLYITDPLTGCYNRHYLNNQLELIFASQAQQPISLIFCDIDFFKRINDTFGHKAGDEVLNRCGQILREGLRTDSDWVARFGGEEFLVVLPKTPLPEALQVAERLRLSIAALSFDFRQQAYSITASFGVAQQLDAENATQLCERADQLLYRAKHNGRNQVCSD, encoded by the coding sequence ATGATGCGATTTCCTAAGTTCCAATCCATTACGCGTTTATTGATCCGGAAAATCGTCTGGTTGGCGATGTTGGGTGCGCTATTGGTTGCCGCGATCAATGCGTACACGGTTTTTTTGCAAAGTGAAGATCATCTGTTTGATACGATGACCACGATTGGCGCTGTGTATGTACCCCAGTTGGCCACCTCGGTGTGGGATATTGAGCCCGCGAATGTGGCAGCCACCATCAACGGGATGGTCGAGAACAACGATAATATTGGCTACGTGCAGCTGGATTTGCTCTCTGGCTATCAATTTGTTGCGGGCCAACTTTCGGATGTGGGGCGATTGCCGGCGAAAACGTTCACACTCTATGAACCGGGTACCACCGAGCATGTGATTGGGTCTTTGAAGGTGTACCCAAATGCTAAAGCGTTTTATCAACATCTGGCATTTAATTTAGCCACCAGCTTGCTCGGCTATGTGTTGCTTACCTTTTTGATTTGCCAATTGGTGCGTTGGGTTTTGCGCCAACATTTACAAAAACCACTGAAAGAAATCGCCCAGTTTGCCCAAACACTCGACGCCGAACGCTTATTAACGCCGCTCCGTTTGAGCAATCGGGAAAACATCACGCCTAATGAAATCGATTTGGTGGTTGCGGGTTTTGATACGCTGCAAACCGAGCTTAGCCGGCATATTAATCATCTAGATCAGATGGTCGCCGAGCGTACCACGCAGCTAGAGGCTGCCTTGGCCTCAATCCAGCAACTGTATATCACCGACCCACTCACTGGCTGCTATAACCGCCATTATTTAAATAATCAGCTGGAGTTGATTTTTGCCAGCCAAGCGCAGCAACCGATCTCGTTGATTTTTTGTGATATCGATTTTTTTAAACGTATCAACGACACATTTGGTCATAAAGCGGGTGATGAAGTGCTCAATCGTTGCGGCCAAATTTTGCGTGAAGGCTTGCGTACTGATAGCGATTGGGTTGCGCGTTTTGGCGGTGAAGAATTTTTAGTGGTTTTACCCAAAACGCCGTTGCCTGAAGCGTTACAAGTTGCCGAACGTTTGCGCCTGAGTATCGCCGCGCTTTCATTTGATTTTCGCCAGCAAGCCTATAGCATCACCGCCAGCTTTGGCGTTGCGCAGCAATTGGACGCAGAAAATGCAACGCAATTGTGCGAGCGCGCCGATCAATTGCTTTACCGCGCTAAACACAATGGCCGAAATCAAGTCTGTAGTGACTAA
- a CDS encoding GNAT family N-acetyltransferase gives MNDELVFRTDLSTLDWPRITAWLAASYWSPGISQYYVEQAARGSTVVIGAFIGEQQVGYARVISDTVRFAYLADVIVDEAYRARGISKRMIARLMSEPILTKVSRCFLQTGDAQGLYKQFGFVEYPTPERMMVRDNPAGLDFTATPA, from the coding sequence ATGAACGATGAATTAGTCTTTCGCACCGACTTATCCACGCTCGATTGGCCGCGCATTACCGCGTGGTTGGCGGCGAGTTATTGGTCGCCGGGGATTAGCCAGTATTACGTCGAGCAAGCCGCGCGCGGCTCAACGGTGGTGATCGGCGCGTTTATTGGTGAGCAGCAAGTCGGCTACGCGCGCGTGATTAGCGATACGGTGCGCTTTGCTTATTTGGCCGATGTGATTGTCGATGAAGCGTATCGAGCCAGGGGTATATCAAAGCGGATGATTGCTAGATTGATGTCTGAGCCCATACTGACCAAAGTATCGCGCTGCTTTTTGCAAACTGGCGATGCGCAGGGCTTGTACAAGCAATTTGGATTTGTTGAATACCCAACGCCAGAACGCATGATGGTGCGCGATAACCCAGCGGGGCTCGACTTCACCGCAACGCCTGCTTAA
- a CDS encoding AAA family ATPase codes for MADLIVIFGPGAVGKASVGQALAEKTGFRLFHNHLTTDPVAQLLGWDHPQFQDLSWSLRMQLFRAALADQSHPGVIFTFVWAFNVAEDGERMHALRELCLSHGCRIRFVELSADLATRMAREGTPQRLQMKPAKRDVESARRRLEFVASRYQDQSLGQFPWPDDWMLIDTEQCQPAQAAERIIAQWPALFASTETAQARII; via the coding sequence ATGGCTGATTTAATCGTCATCTTTGGCCCCGGTGCAGTGGGCAAGGCCAGCGTGGGGCAAGCGCTGGCAGAAAAGACGGGGTTTCGCTTATTTCATAACCATCTAACGACCGACCCGGTGGCCCAGCTTTTGGGCTGGGATCATCCGCAGTTTCAAGATTTAAGCTGGTCTTTGCGCATGCAGCTGTTTCGCGCCGCGCTGGCCGATCAATCGCATCCAGGCGTGATTTTTACTTTTGTCTGGGCGTTTAATGTCGCCGAGGATGGCGAGCGCATGCACGCGCTGCGGGAATTATGCTTGTCGCACGGCTGCCGCATCCGCTTTGTTGAACTCAGCGCCGATTTAGCCACGCGCATGGCGCGCGAAGGTACGCCGCAGCGCTTGCAGATGAAGCCGGCTAAGCGTGATGTTGAATCGGCGCGTAGACGTTTGGAGTTTGTCGCCAGCCGATATCAAGACCAAAGTCTGGGCCAATTTCCGTGGCCCGACGATTGGATGCTGATCGACACCGAGCAATGCCAGCCAGCGCAAGCTGCCGAGCGCATTATCGCGCAATGGCCGGCGCTATTTGCTTCGACTGAAACGGCGCAAGCGAGAATTATATGA
- a CDS encoding diacylglycerol kinase: protein MNESPFKGKTGIQRVFNALGYSLDGLSAGWKNEAAFRQVLILAIVGIPVALYLSVPIWGKGLLIISHLACVIVELLNSAIEAAVDHTSLEKHHLAKRAKDLGSAAQLIGLINLTAMWALVLLA from the coding sequence GTGAACGAAAGTCCATTTAAAGGCAAAACCGGCATCCAGCGTGTTTTCAATGCGCTCGGCTACTCGCTTGACGGTTTAAGTGCGGGTTGGAAAAATGAAGCGGCATTTCGGCAAGTGTTAATTTTGGCCATTGTCGGCATTCCAGTGGCTCTGTATTTATCAGTGCCAATCTGGGGCAAAGGCTTGTTGATTATCAGCCATTTGGCCTGTGTAATTGTTGAATTACTTAATTCGGCCATTGAAGCGGCCGTTGATCACACTTCGCTGGAAAAGCATCATTTAGCCAAGCGTGCTAAAGATCTGGGCAGTGCCGCACAATTAATCGGCTTGATTAATCTCACCGCGATGTGGGCGCTGGTGCTGCTAGCTTAA
- a CDS encoding 2-hydroxychromene-2-carboxylate isomerase, translated as MSTPIDFYFDFSSPYGYIASCLIDDMASKYERVANWHAIVLDAHFQSIERIKIPQNLMRTDYIRRDAERLAAYYGIPFNTPTLLGVNTEMASRLFLSIQDRSPSQGKAFASLVLKAYFVENRNIAVLEELQQIASEVDISTEEFNEISGNPASRARVKAEIDMAEARGVFGSPFFIVDGERFWGNDRLPQLERWLSSGPF; from the coding sequence ATGAGTACGCCAATTGATTTTTATTTTGATTTCTCTTCACCGTATGGCTATATCGCGTCTTGCTTGATCGACGATATGGCTAGCAAGTACGAGCGCGTGGCTAACTGGCATGCCATCGTGCTTGATGCGCACTTCCAATCGATTGAGCGCATTAAAATTCCGCAAAACTTGATGCGAACTGATTACATTCGCCGCGATGCAGAGCGGCTGGCGGCGTATTATGGCATTCCTTTTAACACGCCCACTTTGCTGGGAGTGAATACTGAGATGGCATCGCGCTTATTTCTCTCGATTCAAGACCGCAGCCCATCTCAAGGTAAAGCCTTTGCTAGCCTGGTATTAAAAGCCTACTTCGTTGAAAACCGTAATATCGCAGTGCTTGAAGAATTGCAGCAAATTGCGAGTGAAGTCGATATTTCAACCGAAGAGTTCAACGAAATCAGTGGCAACCCTGCTAGCCGTGCTCGGGTGAAAGCGGAAATTGATATGGCTGAGGCGCGTGGAGTCTTTGGTTCACCGTTCTTTATTGTGGATGGTGAGCGTTTCTGGGGTAATGATCGCTTGCCACAGTTAGAGCGTTGGTTGTCTTCGGGCCCCTTCTAA
- a CDS encoding DUF2721 domain-containing protein — protein MMDNFSINTPSLLFPAISLLMLAYTNRFLAISGIIRQLYEHHRANPHENILRQLGNLKMRVWLIRYMQAFGISSLLLCIVSMVLVSISHADWAQILFIGSLILMVGSLVLCLMEVMMSDAALKILLADIEDDIRKH, from the coding sequence ATGATGGATAATTTCAGTATCAACACCCCATCCCTGCTATTTCCCGCTATTTCCCTGCTCATGCTGGCGTATACCAATCGTTTCCTGGCGATTTCAGGCATTATTCGCCAGCTTTACGAACACCACCGCGCCAATCCTCACGAAAATATTTTGCGCCAGCTAGGCAACCTGAAGATGCGCGTCTGGCTGATTCGCTATATGCAGGCGTTTGGCATCAGCAGCTTGCTGCTGTGCATTGTGTCTATGGTTTTGGTCTCGATTTCACATGCCGATTGGGCGCAAATTTTATTTATCGGCAGTCTGATTTTGATGGTCGGCTCGCTGGTGCTGTGTTTAATGGAAGTAATGATGTCGGATGCCGCGCTGAAGATTTTGCTGGCCGATATCGAAGATGATATTCGCAAACACTGA
- a CDS encoding PQ-loop repeat-containing protein, translated as MPELWLIKTANFLQVCVPALSLCGYLPQWRKLWRTRSAQDFSLRTWLIWLLASSFACFYALIQWRINDQVWPLLVSTTATWLCVIATLALIWRYRRR; from the coding sequence ATGCCTGAGCTGTGGTTAATTAAAACGGCCAATTTTTTGCAAGTGTGTGTGCCAGCGTTGAGTCTGTGTGGTTATTTGCCGCAATGGCGCAAGTTATGGCGCACGCGCTCAGCTCAGGATTTCTCATTGCGAACGTGGCTCATTTGGCTGCTCGCGTCGTCGTTTGCATGCTTTTACGCGCTGATTCAGTGGCGCATTAATGATCAAGTTTGGCCATTATTGGTCTCGACGACCGCAACATGGCTTTGTGTCATCGCGACCCTAGCGCTGATTTGGCGCTATCGCCGTCGTTGA
- a CDS encoding BPSS1780 family membrane protein produces MQEQDEIIDLAIEPRSLPTSSGWQWITRAFALFRQAPTAWVGITGLFVVLMLAINFVPILGGFVGTLLGPVMLGGLMIAAQKTDQGEKPQISDLFAGFKYRTIDLIKVGAYYMLGTMVLLFLLSGIVGALEFLGVIDALPEQITAVDQVKHLWPLGVLILGCFLLVYSAYFYAPALVILANMSATEAMKLSALAFWRNWSPILLMSLLGALILMLLMLPFFLGLLIGLPVALITSYVCYVDVFPPQGEQQ; encoded by the coding sequence ATGCAAGAACAGGATGAAATCATCGATTTAGCCATTGAACCACGCAGCCTGCCGACGAGCAGTGGTTGGCAGTGGATCACACGCGCCTTCGCATTATTTCGCCAAGCGCCAACCGCGTGGGTGGGGATTACCGGCCTTTTTGTTGTGTTGATGCTGGCGATTAATTTTGTACCGATTCTGGGTGGGTTTGTTGGTACATTGCTCGGCCCAGTGATGCTGGGCGGCTTAATGATTGCCGCACAAAAAACCGATCAGGGTGAAAAACCTCAAATTAGCGATTTATTTGCCGGCTTTAAATATCGCACCATTGATTTAATCAAAGTGGGTGCTTATTACATGCTGGGTACCATGGTATTGCTATTTTTACTCTCGGGCATCGTGGGTGCGCTGGAGTTCTTAGGTGTGATTGATGCGCTGCCCGAACAAATCACCGCGGTGGATCAAGTTAAGCATTTATGGCCTTTGGGTGTTCTCATACTGGGCTGTTTTTTGCTGGTGTATAGCGCCTATTTTTACGCGCCAGCCTTGGTGATATTGGCCAATATGAGCGCCACCGAAGCGATGAAATTATCGGCCTTGGCTTTTTGGCGCAACTGGTCACCGATTTTGCTAATGTCATTACTCGGCGCGCTAATACTGATGCTGTTGATGTTGCCATTTTTTCTAGGGTTATTGATCGGCCTGCCCGTTGCTTTGATTACCAGTTATGTGTGTTACGTTGACGTATTCCCGCCGCAAGGAGAGCAGCAGTGA